A single window of Ficedula albicollis isolate OC2 chromosome 8, FicAlb1.5, whole genome shotgun sequence DNA harbors:
- the TMEM56 gene encoding transmembrane protein 56, with product MASFSNLTIGIAVASFTIFQLLFHFFSSWASTRITPGFKNLSQKRKIEWNSRTVSTFHALVVGGFCLYILLYDDAVNADPLWGDPSIVKLNIAITTGYLISDLLLIIFYWKAIGDKFFVIHHLAALYAYYFVLSEGLLAYFGNFRLLAEFSTPFVNQRWFFEVLGYPKSSKANIINGMLMTVVFFVVRIAVMPVYYSHVISSFGTEGFRRLGFAAQSAWIISSVVLDIMNVMWMIKIAKGCCKVIGLIGREEAKTHRNGKSA from the exons ATGGCCTCCTTCAGCAACCTGACTATTGGCATTGCTGTTGCCAGTTTTACTATATTTCAGCTCCTGTTCCACTTTTTCAGTTCTTGGGCGTCAACACGAATAACACCTGGTTTTAAGAATCTCAGCCAAAAAAGGAAGATCGAATGGAATTCAAG GACAGTGTCCACATTCCACGCCTTGGTGGTTGGAGGGTTTTGCCTGTATATTTTATTGTACGATGATGCTGTTAATGCTGACCCTCTCTG GGGTGACCCTTCAATTGTGAAGCTGAATATTGCTATTACCACAGGCTACCTCATCTCTG ATCTGTTGCTTATTATTTTCTACTGGAAGGCAATTGGTGACAAATTTTTTGTAATACATCACTTGGCAGCTCTGTATGCTTACTATTTTGTACTG AGCGAAGGTCTGCTGGCTTATTTTGGAAACTTCCGTCTCCTTGCAGAGTTCTCCACTCCTTTTGTCAATCAGCG GTGGTTTTTTGAAGTACTGGGATATCCCAAATCTTCAAAGGCCAACATCATCAATGGTATGCTGATGACAGTTGTGTTCTTCGTGGTGAGGATTGCCGTCATGCCTGTATATTACAGCCATGTCATTTCTTCATTTGGAACAGAAGGTTTCAGGAGATTAGGATTTGCAGCCCAGAGCGCCTGGATTATCTCAAGTGTTGTCTTGGATATTATGAATGTGATGTGGATGATCAAAATTGCAAAAGGATGCTGCAAGGTCATTGGTCTTATTGGACGGGAGGAAGCGAAAActcacagaaatggaaaatctgCCTAG